The genomic interval AAACCGATTTTTACAATACTTTCCATAGAGTTTGTTTTCTGAACTGATTAATCTATTTTGACAATGATAGGTATTCCAGAATGCTTTCACACTAATTTTATCTCCTATCTTATAAGCCAAATCTATCAGGGCCAACATCAATTTATTCGTTATAATTTTTTTCTTTGCCCTACCTTTCAAAGCCTTTTTGTTGTTCATGTCCGTGCCTTCTCCCCGGACCACTACGACTGGATTATTCATTATTGCTGTCCCTTTTTGCACTAATGTATTGAGAGAGTTTTGCCCTGAACTGTTAGAATTATTGTGCCTTTTCATATCAGACTTTTTTCTTTTTTAGATATTTCTCGGCTTCCACTGAAATTTCTTCATGGGTTTTTCTTCGACCGGATTTGATCCAAGCCATTAGTTCTTGCTTTGAGAAATAAAGCCTACGTCCTTTTTTCGATACCGGAATTTTTGATTCATGAACCAAACCATAGATAGTTGGCACAGTGAGATTGAGCATCTCGGCTGCCTGTTTGATGTTCAAGATAGTATCAGCTTCTTTTATTGAATGACTTGGCTTATGAAGCAATAACTGCTCGATGGTATTAAGCTTTTCATAAATTTCTGAGACAACTTTGGGTAGTTCATTAAATGTTATTTCGCTCATCGCAAATATTATTTATGTCAATAATATTGCAAGTATAAATCCTTAATTCTATGGTCAAATCATATTACACAATGCGGGCAAGAAGACAGGCAACACGGACAAGAAGTTTGGCAATGCGGGCAAGACAGAAGGCAATTCCGTCAACAGATTACCAATTATCTTTGACTTTATTGGACTTAAAGAAAGTTTCAATCGTAGAGAGCTCCCAATTGTCAAAACAATCTATAAATAGTTGAATAAATTTTGCTTTTTTATTAGGGTAATTATATTCTCTGACCGCCAAATCAAATAACTCATAGAACCTTTTTATAACAAGTCCTTTTTCTCCTCTTGAACAATTTATCTTTTGAATTGGCTCTTTGATTTCATTCAGAAATCCTCTTTTAAGAAACGAGACCAATTGATCTTGGGTCAAAAAGTTATTCCCATTTTTGCTTTTCCGGGTTGACAAGACTTCAAAATGTTTTACAACTTGCGCCATTGGTAAACCTTTCCAAAATTTATTTTCAGAATTACTAATTTCAGTTAGTATTTCTTCAATATCTTGATTTGCCAGAGGCCCAACTGGATTTTGAACTATAATATTTGTTTCATTAGCTAGTTTTAATAAATCCAAGTACTCTGATAAAAGTTTTATTAGTCCCAATTTGCATGTAGTCCAATCAGGTGATTGATTATCCCGATTTAAATCATCTAGGCATAATTGGATAAGTAAGATTTTTCGTTTATTATTTTCGATTAGTTCAACTCTAAGCTTTATCTCAGAAAACATCCGATACACATCAGGATTCTTATAGGTATCCCGATATACTGTATGACCAAAATCAGTAAATGGATGCTCAATAAATACTTCCTTAAAAATTTGGTATTCTTCCTTCGTAAGTCCGAGAGATGTAGCCTTTATTAAAACATCCCGAGTAAATGGGCAGCAGCCCTCTCCCATGATTTCTTTACCATCTGATTCAAAATTTTCCTTGAGCCAATTGAAATATTTGTACATAGCTTCGACCTGGATGCACCTTGAAGAATAATCATTTGTTTCAAAGTCAAATATTTTAGCTCCAATACCCCGGTAATCTTTGATTCCTTCTACGATTACCCTTTTAAATATATCCCTTTTGCCCTGAATGTCAACAGAATGATATGGAGTAAAATCATAATAAGTAATTCCTTCGCCTTTATATTCCTTATTGAACGCAACTTCATCCTTAGAAAAAAATTTTGTAAAATCAGGAAAATTCATCAACGGTAAAACAAGTGTCAATAGTATTTGAATATTATTTAATGAATAGATAGGTAATTTTTCTTCAAAGAAAAGTTTTTTATATAATTCCAATTCAATCTTCAATAATCGGTCTTTGGCTCCACTTCGATTGTATCTCTGTTGGAAAATATTTATATATAAGTTAGTTAGTCTTTCAACTCTTAACTCATAATTTCTTTTTTGATGTTCAATAATTTTATTATATTCTGTGAAAGGTAAATATGCAATATATATTAATTCATTACTAACGGGACTTACTATTCGTAACCTCCCCGACTCTACTGACATTGAACTTGCTCCGTCCATCCAATCTTCATAACAATATTCCTTTACTTCTACTTCATATTGTTTGCCATCCTTATCATCAGTTAATTTTTCAAAATACGATTTCATTACTCCAAAATTTACAAAGCTTAAAAATCCAATTTAATTTTATCAGCCGCTTCCCGTTTAGTCCTGTCGATGATCTTAGCATAAATCTGTGTAGTTTTCAAATTCCGGTGTCCAAGCATTTTGGAGACAGTGTAAATATTTGTATCCTTGCTCAATTGAATGGTAGCATAGGTATGCCTGAAACAATGGAATGTAATATCCTTTGTAATTCCTGCTATTCCGATCCAATTGGATAAATGCTTGTTTTCATATGCAGAATAATTAAGACCTTTGAATACTTTCTCATTAGGTGCTTGCCTTATTCCAAGCATTTCGTAAGTTTGATCAGAAATAGGTAGGACTTCTGCACCTTTTGTTTTTTGTTGTTTGTATTTGATTATATATCCCTGGCCTTCTAAATATTCAATTTCACCCCAAACAAGCTTTTTTATGTCACCAAATCGCATTCCGGTAAGTGCGGAAAACAAAGCCGCTCTTTTCATAAGTGGGTTTTTGCAATCGGTTTTTACGAGCATATTTAATTCTTCAATAGACAAAAAGTTCCTTTGCGTTTCCGCTTCCTTAATTGATTTGATTTTTCCATTCAAATCAAGCTGTAATAATCCATCTTTGAAAGCTTGTTTTAAGGCTGCTTTTACTTTATTGAAATAAGATGATGCTGAGTTCTGCGAGAGTCTTGATTTATTGCTTCTGTTACTTTTTACTGTTAATAAATATTCTTTGAAATCATTTAAAATGGATTCATTAAGGTCCGCAAACTTTAAGGTCCCATTCGTAAATTTCAGAAGATAGAGGTAAGCTGAGTTCCAATTATCATAATTTGAATCAATGCGTTTATTCATCAATTGTTTGAAGTATTCTACAAAATTTCGTTCGCCAAGTTCTTTATTTTTTAGTTGTATCTTTTCTTGATCTGTATATATTTCCGGTTTGTTTAATCGGTTCTCCGTTTTTTGTCTCATCTGTTGTGCCAGATATTCGGTCTCTTTATTGTGTAACTTATCAATGGGATTTTTGGGATTGTCAAAAATATAAAGACCTAAAAATTCCCTCCTGGTAAGTTTTCCGGTTTTAGGATGTGGAATTGCAGGATAAAAATCTAAATAGAAACTTTGTCGGTTTCCGGTGATTGATTTAGTCCTTAACTTCACTTTA from Saprospiraceae bacterium carries:
- a CDS encoding site-specific integrase; this translates as MIKVKLRTKSITGNRQSFYLDFYPAIPHPKTGKLTRREFLGLYIFDNPKNPIDKLHNKETEYLAQQMRQKTENRLNKPEIYTDQEKIQLKNKELGERNFVEYFKQLMNKRIDSNYDNWNSAYLYLLKFTNGTLKFADLNESILNDFKEYLLTVKSNRSNKSRLSQNSASSYFNKVKAALKQAFKDGLLQLDLNGKIKSIKEAETQRNFLSIEELNMLVKTDCKNPLMKRAALFSALTGMRFGDIKKLVWGEIEYLEGQGYIIKYKQQKTKGAEVLPISDQTYEMLGIRQAPNEKVFKGLNYSAYENKHLSNWIGIAGITKDITFHCFRHTYATIQLSKDTNIYTVSKMLGHRNLKTTQIYAKIIDRTKREAADKIKLDF
- a CDS encoding helix-turn-helix domain-containing protein — encoded protein: MSEITFNELPKVVSEIYEKLNTIEQLLLHKPSHSIKEADTILNIKQAAEMLNLTVPTIYGLVHESKIPVSKKGRRLYFSKQELMAWIKSGRRKTHEEISVEAEKYLKKKKV